One window of the Trifolium pratense cultivar HEN17-A07 linkage group LG2, ARS_RC_1.1, whole genome shotgun sequence genome contains the following:
- the LOC123910846 gene encoding uncharacterized protein LOC123910846 isoform X2, whose translation MSLEPLDRKSSFRERKRHESSESFGSVARWRGSSNYNRSREFNRGGDYRRVGGHRKQGSWQLFPEESGHRHMISRSCDRRLEEDNYRPSFSRGDGNYGRGNKESRGAFSQREWRGRSSETTNNSLNMSRRQTNASNDRKSVDDMLTYSSHSHSDLANTWEQHNMKDQHDKMGGVNRFVTGQRNDRDSSLGTIDWKPLKWTRPGCSTSRDSGFSRSSGMRSLGGTNSKGSCEWKVGLQQKIATAVESNSGEAATCRASSAPSEEENLRKKPRLNWGEGLAKFERKHVEGPEVTSNNDDPVSPPFSMETNNFLSTGLVDRSPKLSGLSECASPATPSSAARSSSPGADDKLFGKAANVDSDVGNLSSSPVPGSQNHLQMFSFNLEKVDIDSLISLGSPLVELLPQSDNLNSVDYSLLISTTMDKLLILKADISKVLEVTETEIDLLENELRSLKSESKDRFQCSEAVGSLLIPCTYRHVANVSACGDSNSSLEVKDSVDVKSSASTGDILYDTIISCNEKTAKAACEVFDKLLPEKCCKNENIGASSGSSSHNGTLIKEKFAERRRLARLKERIITLKFKALHHLWKEDMRLLSIRKHRPKSHKKLESELRTTSNSHQKKRSSIPFRFPFPAGNQLKLVPTSEMIKYTSQLLSESKHEIHRSTLKMPALIWDQKDKMYSMFLSSNGLVVDPVAIEKERAMINPWTAEEQEIFLEKFAAYGKDFRKIATFLNHKTTADCVEFYYKNHKSDCFEKIKKKDDDKLGKFFKAKTDLMASGVKCNSGVNASSLDILSEASSVMADDIARDRKMRSGSSLWRGYNNHNKSRGDNIITERPDSFDVLQDERETVAADVLASICGCVLSEATSSCITSSVDPVKGKRVVKKCVKVKPLSKKPPMPEITQNIDHETCSDESCGEMELTDWSDVEKAAFLHAVSLFGKDFAMIAQRVRTRSQYQCKVFFSKTQKRLRLNHMGDRPENVGSQMNDDVDGGRSDADNACVVETGSANGSDSSGTKTGVDQPESDKNMYHDESNPVEASNLSADLYTSEEINRKVDHEDVNMVSNACVIGGESKLRTDDIVGVLNGSDKSGSVREQRAIVMSDGIEIGTNEPIEGGGAVTELVSGTGTMEPCYTNSVAEGRLVSDVSSAQQGNELEGSTICLVDRDEADTDAVIELKGNVRDSSTLVNTSLSSVDVSCPRLSVEAENEPQICLEKPQFSGSSEVPLTDPTTSTLQYTDGAAMQYKKPSSQDLPSCDFQGNQDMIGHDSSSNLGHQLCNPGKSLDHVEAARVLQCYNLQVPSDKEVNVKMSCSSSATELPLLSQKIDLEEPPRNDVKIFGKILTNPSSTPKPNLSAKGNEENGTHLPKLSSSSSSLKLTGHDNTGGKSTILNVDLNDCRVFQNVPVIRSYSDGNKIQPVFSSLPDSAILLAKYPAAFGSYGLEAVSSLQQQVTEMVSSNGIGEPGILAGGSKSVASDPIAAIKTHQTNADQFVGQTGNAIKDGEPVGEEKDLNS comes from the exons atGTCGCTGGAACCGTTGGATCGAAAGAGCTCGTTTAGGGAGAGGAAGCGCCACGAGAGTTCTGAGTCTTTTGGGTCTGTGGCTAGATGGAGAGGATCTTCTAATTATAACCGATCGCGTGAGTTCAATCGTGGTGGCGATTATCGGAGAGTAGGAG GTCATCGTAAGCAGGGTAGTTGGCAGCTATTTCCAGAAGAATCTGGTCATCGGCATATGATTTCTCGATCTTGTGACAGGAGACTGGAGGAAGATAACTATCGCCCGTCATTCTCGCGAGGGGATGGAAATTACGGAAGGGGCAATAAGGAAAGCAGAGGAGCCTTTAGCCAGAGAGAATGGAGAGGGCGTTCATCTGAAACCACAAACAATTCTCTGAATATGTCGAGGAGGCAAACCAATGCAAGTAATGATCGCAAGTCGGTCGATGATATGCTAACATATTCCTCTCATTCACATTCTGACCTAGCAAATACTTGGGAGCAGCATAACATGAAAGACCAGCATGATAAGATGGGTGGTGTTAATCGGTTTGTTACAGGCCAGAGAAATGATAGGGATAGTTCTTTGGGTACAATTGACTGGAAGCCCCTTAAATGGACCCGGCCTGGATGCTCCACTTCACGAGACTCGGGCTTTAGCCGCTCAAGTGGCATGAGGAGcttaggagggacaaattcgaAGGGAAGCTGTGAATGGAAGGTTGGGTTGCAACAAAAAATTGCAACTGCTGTTGAGTCAAATTCAGGGGAAGCTGCTACATGTCGTGCATCGTCTGCTCCATCTGAAGAGGAAAATTTGAGGAAGAAGCCTAGGCTAAATTGGGGCGAGGGACTTGCAAAGTTCGAGAGAAAGCATGTTGAGGGGCCTGAGGTAACTTCGAACAATGATGACCCTGTCTCACCTCCTTTCAGTATGGAAACCAATAATTTCCTCAGTACTGGCTTAGTAGATAGAAGCCCTAAACTTTCAGGACTCTCAGAGTGTGCATCTCCTGCAACTCCATCTTCGGCAGCCCGCAGCTCTTCACCAG GTGCAGATGATAAATTGTTTGGAAAAGCTGCAAATGTGGACAGTGATGTTGGTAACTTGAGTAGTTCACCTGTTCCTGGGTCTCAAAATCATCTGCAGATGTTTTCTTTCAATTTAGAGAAGGTGGATATTGACTCATTGATTAGTCTGGGCTCTCCACTTGTTGAGTTATTACCACAGTCTGATAATCTGAACTCTGTGGATTATAGTTTATTAATTTCCACCACAATGGATAAGCTGCTGATATTGAAAGCGGACATTTCAAAGGTATTAGAGGTCACTGAAACTGAAATTGATTTACTTGAAAATGAACTTAGATCTCTAAAATCTGAATCTAAGGATAGATTTCAATGTTCAGAAGCCGTTGGCTCTCTGCTAATCCCCTGTACTTATAGGCATGTTGCCAATGTCTCGGCTTGTGGTGATAGTAATTCATCTTTGGAGGTTAAAGATAGTGTAGATGTTAAGTCTAGTGCGAGCACTGGGGATATTTTATACGATACAATTATTTCTTGCAATGAAAAAACTGCAAAAGCAGCATGTGAAGTGTTTGATAAGTTATTGCCTGAAAAATGTTGCAAGAACGAGAATATTGGGGCTAGCAGTGGTTCATCCTCTCATAATGGCACACTTATTAAGGAAAAATTTGCTGAGAGAAGACGATTGGCAAGATTGAAGGAGAGAATTATAACACTCAAGTTTAAAGCTTTGCATCACTTGTGGAAAGAAGATATGCGTTTACTGTCTATTAGGAAACACCGCCCAAAATCTCACAAGAAACTTGAATCAGAGCTACGCACCACCAGTAATAGTCATCAGAAGAAGCGGTCTTCTATTCCTTTCCGTTTTCCCTTCCCTG CAGGAAACCAACTGAAATTGGTTCCAACATCTGAGATGATTAAGTATACAAGCCAACTGCTTTCAGAATCCAAACATGAAATTCACAGAAGCACCTTGAAGATGCCAGCATTAATTTGGGATCAAAAGGACAAAATGTATTCAATGTTTTTATCTAGCAATGGGCTGGTTGTAGATCCAGTGGCTATTGAGAAAGAAAGGGCCATGATAAACCCTTGGACCGCAGAAGAGCAAGAGATTTTCTTGGAAAAATTTGCTGCCTATGGAAAAGATTTTCGAAAAATTGCCACTTTCCTTAACCACAAGACAACGGCTGACTGTGTTGAATTCTACTACAAAAATCACAAGTCTGATTGTTTTgagaaaattaagaaaaaagatGATGACAAGCTAGGGAAATTTTTCAAAGCCAAAACTGACTTGATGGCATCAGGCGTAAAATGTAACTCTGGAGTGAATGCTTCTTCACTTGATATTTTGAGTGAAGCTTCTTCAGTGATGGCAGATGACATTGCACGTGATCGGAAAATGCGTTCAGGAAGTTCCTTATGGAGGGgatataataatcataataagtCAAGGGGTGACAATATCATTACAGAGAGGCCGGACAGTTTTGATGTTCTTCAAGATGAAAGAGAGACTGTTGCAGCTGATGTATTGGCTAGTATATGTGGTTGTGTTTTATCCGAGGCAACGAGTTCCTGCATAACTAGTTCAGTCGATCCTGTGAAAGGTAAAAGGGTCGTCAAGAAGTGCGTGAAAGTGAAGCCTCTATCCAAAAAACCTCCAATGCCAGAAATTACTCAAAATATTGATCATGAAACTTGTTCCGACGAGAGCTGTGGTGAAATGGAACTTACTGATTGGTCAGATGTGGAGAAGGCAGCCTTTCTTCATGCTGTATCATTGTTTGGTAAGGATTTTGCAATGATTGCACAGCGTGTCAGAACAAGATCCCAATACCAGTGCAAAGTTTTTTTTAGCAAGACTCAGAAACGTCTTAGATTGAATCACATGGGTGACAGACCTGAAAATGTTGGATCACAGATGAATGATGATGTGGATGGTGGCAGGAGTGATGCAGATAATGCATGCGTTGTAGAGACAGGTTCAGCCAATGGCTCTGATTCGTCAGGCACTAAAACAGGTGTGGACCAGCCTGAATCTGATAAGAACATGTATCATGATGAATCCAATCCTGTAGAAGCTAGCAACCTGTCAGCGGACTTGTATACATCAGAGGAAATTAATAGGAAAGTAGATCATGAAGATGTAAATATGGTTTCTAATGCATGTGTGATTGGTGGTGAGTCTAAACTGCGCACTGATGATATTGTAGGTGTCTTGAATGGTTCTGATAAGTCTGGTTCTGTCCGGGAGCAGAGAGCTATAGTTATGTCAGATGGCATAGAAATTGGAACAAATGAACCAATTGAAGGGGGAGGTGCAGTTACAGAATTGGTGTCTGGTACGGGGACAATGGAACCATGCTACACTAATTCTGTTGCTGAGGGTAGACTAGTTTCTGACGTTTCTTCTGCACAACAGGGAAATGAATTGGAGGGTTCAACTATATGTCTAGTTGATAGAGATGAAGCTGATACAGATGCTGTGATTGAATTGAAAGGCAACGTCCGCGATTCAAGCACTTTGGTGAATACTTCATTATCATCTGTGGATGTTTCTTGTCCAAGATTAAGTGTTGAAGCTGAAAATGAGCCCCAAATATGCCTTGAAAAACCTCAATTCTCAGGATCATCAGAGGTCCCTCTCACAGATCCAACAACTTCAACATTGCAATATACTGATGGTGCTGCTATGCAATACAAGAAACCATCTAGCCAAGATCTACCGTCTTGTGATTTTCAGGGAAACCAAGATATGATTGGACATGATTCCAGTAGTAATCTTGGCCATCAGCTTTGTAATCCTGGGAAATCACTGGACCATGTTGAGGCTGCTAGAGTCCTTCAATGCTATAATTTGCAAGTGCCTTCTGATAAGGAAGTGAATGTGAAGATGAGCTGCAGCAGTTCAGCAACTGAGTTGCCACTTTTGTCCCAGAAGATTGATTTAGAAGAACCACCCAGAAATGATGTGAAAATATTCGGAAAGATACTAACCAATCCTTCATCCACCCCGAAGCCTAATTTAAGTGCAAAGGGAAATGAAGAAAATGGTACCCATCTTCCGAAGTTAAGCAGTAGCTCTTCTAGTCTGAAATTAACCGGCCATGATAATACTGGTGGAAAATCAACTATTTTGAACGTTGATCTTAATGACTGCCGGGTCTTTCAGAATGTTCCTGTTATAAGAAGCTACAGCGATGGGAACAAAATACAGCCTGTTTTCTCATCACTCCCTGATTCTGCCATTTTGCTTGCCAAATATCCAGCTGCATTTGGTAGTTATGGTCTTGAAGCAGTCTCAAGTTTACAGCAGCAGGTTACAGAAATGGTATCATCAAATGGTATTGGTGAACCAGGGATTCTTGCAGGTGGATCCAAAAGTGTTGCCTCAGATCCAATAGCAGCCATCAAAACACATCAGACCAATGCTGACCAGTTTGTGGGTCAAACTGGGAATGCAATAAAAGATGGTGAACCTGTAGGAGAGGAAAAGGATTTGAATAGTTAG